In Candidatus Epulonipiscium viviparus, one DNA window encodes the following:
- a CDS encoding 6-phospho-beta-glucosidase: MLKIVTIGGGSSYTPELIEGFIRRYQELPVDEIWLVDCEEGKEKLDIVGNLAKRMVEKSGLPIAVNLTLDRREALKNATFVTTQMRVGLLDARIKDERIPLSYGLFGQETNGAGGMFKAFRTIPVILDICKDIEELSPDAWLINFTNPAGIITEAVNRYSNINKVIGLCNVPFDMHTAIAKILDRPKSDVRIFMGGLNHMSYVTKVVCDGKDVTEYVISKWGTHSMNNISGTEWSNAFVRELGVLPSPYHRYYYMAKESLEEAVDKFKNHGTRAENVKRLETELFELYTDIDLAEKPKQLEQRGGAYYSDAACNLISSIYNDKGDLQIVNTLNRGVMAEFEYDEVVEISAMITSNGPVPVAVGKMPKCVKGLLNQIKSFEVATCEAAITGEYNKALLAMMINPLVSSQKYAIKILDEMFEAHKKYLPRFTK; this comes from the coding sequence ATGTTAAAAATAGTTACAATAGGAGGGGGATCAAGTTATACCCCAGAGCTAATCGAAGGATTTATCAGGAGATACCAAGAGCTGCCAGTGGATGAGATTTGGCTAGTAGATTGCGAAGAGGGCAAAGAGAAATTGGATATTGTTGGAAACCTGGCAAAGCGAATGGTAGAAAAGTCGGGACTACCCATTGCAGTAAATCTAACATTAGATAGACGAGAGGCCCTCAAAAATGCCACCTTTGTAACAACTCAGATGCGAGTAGGGCTATTAGATGCGCGAATTAAGGATGAACGAATTCCGCTTAGTTATGGATTGTTTGGCCAAGAAACAAACGGAGCCGGAGGAATGTTTAAGGCCTTTCGAACTATTCCTGTAATATTAGATATTTGCAAAGATATAGAAGAGCTGTCTCCAGATGCGTGGTTAATCAATTTTACAAATCCAGCTGGAATAATAACAGAAGCTGTAAATAGGTATAGCAATATAAATAAGGTGATCGGGCTTTGTAATGTGCCGTTTGATATGCACACTGCAATTGCAAAAATTTTGGATCGTCCAAAGTCTGATGTAAGAATTTTTATGGGCGGACTAAATCACATGAGCTACGTTACAAAAGTTGTGTGCGATGGCAAAGATGTTACCGAATATGTAATTAGCAAGTGGGGTACGCATAGCATGAACAACATTTCGGGAACTGAGTGGTCGAACGCTTTTGTCCGAGAACTTGGCGTATTGCCTTCGCCGTATCATCGATATTATTATATGGCAAAAGAATCTCTCGAAGAAGCAGTGGACAAATTTAAAAATCACGGAACACGCGCCGAAAATGTAAAGCGTTTAGAAACAGAATTATTTGAGCTATACACTGATATAGATCTTGCAGAAAAGCCAAAACAGTTAGAGCAACGTGGTGGCGCATATTACAGCGATGCGGCTTGTAATTTAATTAGTTCGATATATAATGACAAAGGCGATCTTCAGATTGTAAACACTCTAAATAGAGGAGTAATGGCGGAGTTTGAGTATGATGAGGTGGTAGAGATTAGTGCGATGATTACAAGCAATGGGCCGGTGCCAGTTGCAGTAGGCAAAATGCCAAAATGCGTAAAGGGTCTACTAAATCAGATCAAGTCATTTGAAGTTGCAACCTGCGAAGCGGCAATAACAGGAGAATATAATAAAGCGCTTTTGGCAATGATGATAAATCCGTTGGTTAGCTCACAGAAATATGCAATCAAAATTCTCGATGAAATGTTTGAAGCGCATAAAAAATATTTACCAAGATTTACTAAATAA
- the secE gene encoding preprotein translocase subunit SecE — translation MGVFFKDFVAESKRIVWPNRKELFSKTSTVITLSILVAIILSIFDFLFGQCLVLLHNWI, via the coding sequence ATGGGAGTTTTTTTTAAGGACTTTGTTGCAGAAAGCAAAAGGATAGTTTGGCCAAATCGAAAAGAGCTTTTTTCAAAGACTTCTACTGTCATTACACTTTCGATCCTTGTTGCGATCATTTTGTCTATCTTCGACTTTTTATTCGGGCAGTGCTTAGTGCTATTGCATAACTGGATATAA
- the rplA gene encoding 50S ribosomal protein L1: MKHGKKYKEAAKLVDRNLQYDTEDAFNLVEKTATAKFDETIEAHIKLGVDSRHADQQVRGAVVLPHGTGKTVRVLVFAKGIKADEATAAGADYVGAEDLIPRIQNEGWFEFDVVVATPDMMGVVGRLGRVLGPKGLMPNPKAGTVTMDVTKAINDIKAGKIEYRLDKTNIIHVPIGKASFGTGKLLDNFNTLMSAIIKAKPSAAKGQYLRSVAISATMGPGIKINTTKIS; this comes from the coding sequence ATGAAACATGGAAAAAAGTATAAAGAAGCTGCCAAATTAGTTGATAGAAATCTTCAGTATGATACAGAGGATGCTTTTAATCTTGTAGAAAAAACAGCGACGGCAAAATTTGACGAAACAATAGAAGCACATATAAAATTGGGTGTTGACTCAAGACACGCAGATCAGCAAGTTAGAGGAGCAGTAGTTCTTCCACATGGAACAGGAAAAACTGTGAGAGTTCTTGTATTTGCAAAGGGAATAAAAGCAGACGAAGCAACGGCCGCAGGAGCAGATTATGTTGGCGCCGAAGACTTGATCCCTAGAATTCAAAATGAAGGCTGGTTTGAATTTGATGTTGTAGTAGCGACTCCAGATATGATGGGCGTGGTTGGTAGACTAGGTCGTGTACTTGGGCCTAAAGGTCTTATGCCAAACCCGAAAGCTGGAACAGTAACAATGGACGTTACTAAGGCAATCAATGATATCAAAGCTGGTAAAATTGAATATCGTCTTGATAAAACAAATATTATTCACGTACCGATAGGCAAAGCATCTTTTGGAACAGGAAAGCTATTAGACAACTTTAACACATTGATGAGTGCTATTATTAAGGCTAAACCATCGGCAGCAAAAGGTCAATATTTAAGAAGCGTGGCTATTTCTGCAACTATGGGACCTGGTATTAAAATTAATACAACAAAAATTAGCTAA
- the rplK gene encoding 50S ribosomal protein L11 — MAKKVTGMIKLQIPAGKATPAPPVGPALGQHGVNIAQFTKEFNERTNKEMGMIIPVVITVYQDRTFSFITKTPPAAVLLKKAANLKSGSAVPNKTKVATISQDEVKKIAELKMPDLNAGSIESAISMISGTARSMGIVIK; from the coding sequence ATGGCAAAAAAAGTAACAGGAATGATTAAATTACAAATTCCAGCCGGCAAAGCAACGCCAGCGCCACCTGTTGGTCCAGCTCTTGGTCAGCACGGTGTTAATATTGCCCAATTTACAAAGGAGTTTAATGAAAGAACAAATAAAGAAATGGGAATGATTATACCAGTAGTAATTACTGTATATCAAGACAGAACATTTTCTTTCATAACCAAAACTCCCCCGGCGGCAGTATTATTAAAAAAGGCAGCAAATCTTAAGTCAGGTTCTGCTGTACCAAATAAAACAAAAGTGGCGACAATATCTCAAGATGAAGTAAAAAAAATAGCCGAACTTAAGATGCCTGATTTAAATGCAGGTAGCATTGAGTCCGCTATTAGCATGATTAGCGGAACAGCTAGATCTATGGGAATTGTTATAAAGTAA
- a CDS encoding transglycosylase domain-containing protein, giving the protein MIGCGLIVFFYGYRYYSEAKQSRSLEETVALVRNREDYVEIDEISPYFLNAIMAIEDRRFMLHSGIDIIGITRALVSNLVAGEIVQGGSTISQQLAKNLFFSNQQTLIRKVAELLMTMDIERSFSKKEILELYSNIIYLGQGNYGVEAASREYFNKDAIDLNLEEAAFIAGVTQSPTAYTTNIELGKERQREVLDALSDFEVINFDTED; this is encoded by the coding sequence GTGATTGGGTGTGGATTGATAGTATTTTTCTATGGGTATCGCTATTATAGCGAAGCAAAGCAAAGTCGATCATTAGAAGAAACAGTAGCGCTTGTTAGAAACCGAGAAGATTATGTAGAAATAGATGAAATAAGCCCATATTTTTTGAATGCAATAATGGCGATAGAAGATAGAAGATTTATGTTGCATTCTGGAATTGATATAATTGGAATTACGAGGGCATTGGTTTCAAATTTGGTAGCTGGAGAAATTGTTCAAGGAGGAAGTACAATATCGCAGCAGCTGGCAAAAAATTTGTTTTTTTCAAATCAGCAAACATTAATTAGAAAAGTTGCCGAGTTGTTAATGACGATGGATATCGAGCGCAGTTTTAGTAAAAAAGAAATCTTGGAGTTATATAGTAATATAATCTATTTGGGGCAAGGAAATTATGGAGTTGAAGCGGCAAGTAGAGAATATTTTAATAAGGATGCCATAGATTTAAATTTAGAAGAAGCGGCATTTATAGCGGGAGTAACGCAGTCGCCGACCGCATATACGACAAATATCGAGTTAGGTAAGGAGCGACAAAGAGAAGTTTTGGATGCGTTATCTGATTTTGAAGTAATAAATTTTGATACAGAGGACTAA
- the nusG gene encoding transcription termination/antitermination protein NusG: MSEAKWYVVHTYSGYENKVKVNIEKAIKNRNMQELIQKVEIPMHNEEEEKNGTTRLVSRKVFPGYVLIKMIMTDDAWYVVRNTRGVTGFVGPDSKPVPLEIEEIEKMGIDVSGFKNGFNIGDLVRIMFGSFSGLEGNVQEIEDDLVTILVNGKGIEVENTQIKRVEDLIE; this comes from the coding sequence ATGAGTGAAGCAAAATGGTACGTAGTGCATACGTATTCGGGGTATGAAAATAAAGTAAAAGTAAATATTGAAAAAGCAATAAAAAATCGTAATATGCAAGAGTTGATTCAAAAGGTTGAAATACCAATGCATAATGAAGAAGAAGAAAAAAATGGTACCACACGCTTAGTTAGCAGAAAAGTATTCCCCGGATATGTACTGATTAAGATGATTATGACAGACGATGCGTGGTATGTGGTCAGAAATACCAGAGGAGTAACAGGTTTTGTTGGCCCAGATTCTAAACCGGTGCCATTAGAAATTGAAGAAATTGAAAAAATGGGAATAGACGTTTCTGGTTTTAAAAATGGATTTAATATTGGAGACTTGGTTAGAATTATGTTTGGCAGTTTTAGTGGACTCGAAGGCAATGTTCAAGAGATCGAAGATGATCTTGTCACCATTTTGGTTAATGGAAAAGGCATAGAAGTAGAGAACACTCAGATTAAAAGAGTCGAAGATCTAATAGAATAG
- a CDS encoding BadF/BadG/BcrA/BcrD ATPase family protein, which produces MEYVIGIDGGGTKTKLTMCTFNNGVINVIEEAVAGPSNVLASGVDVASESLVQVIKEGVLDRGYKLSDCRAVCMGIASGSWHSVQDAIAKIMKNDIGYDGKLIVTNDAETALMAGTGGKEGILLIAGTGSICYGVSSTGKSCRIGGWGHIFDDEGSAYYIAIKILNAVMKAYDGRDMATVLTKLVLEYFKVDNERDIVDEIYKPNISKQHIADLAKLIEVAYDLDDPIAIMIVDDVVNSLYISVESAMKKLSFLKKPVDVVIDGSVIVKNQAINLKFSNKLKQRHTLTNIKTLEKDASYGAAIIACRSIK; this is translated from the coding sequence ATGGAGTATGTAATAGGCATAGATGGCGGTGGAACAAAAACGAAGCTGACGATGTGCACATTTAATAATGGCGTAATTAATGTAATAGAAGAAGCGGTGGCAGGGCCTAGTAATGTATTAGCGAGTGGAGTGGATGTTGCAAGCGAATCGCTGGTGCAAGTAATAAAAGAGGGAGTGTTGGATAGAGGATACAAATTATCAGATTGTAGAGCGGTGTGTATGGGAATTGCAAGTGGCTCGTGGCATTCTGTACAAGATGCTATTGCAAAGATTATGAAAAATGATATAGGATATGACGGAAAACTGATCGTAACCAATGATGCGGAGACGGCATTAATGGCAGGAACTGGAGGAAAAGAAGGTATTCTCTTGATTGCTGGAACAGGCTCGATATGCTATGGGGTAAGTAGTACAGGCAAAAGTTGTAGAATTGGTGGCTGGGGACACATATTTGACGACGAGGGTAGCGCATATTATATTGCAATTAAAATATTGAATGCAGTAATGAAAGCATACGATGGAAGAGATATGGCGACAGTTTTAACCAAATTGGTATTAGAATATTTTAAGGTAGACAACGAAAGAGATATTGTAGATGAAATTTATAAGCCCAATATATCAAAACAGCATATAGCGGATTTGGCAAAGCTGATAGAGGTTGCATATGATCTCGATGACCCTATTGCGATTATGATAGTTGACGATGTAGTAAATAGTTTATATATTAGTGTGGAAAGCGCAATGAAGAAGCTATCGTTTTTGAAAAAGCCAGTAGATGTAGTTATAGATGGAAGCGTAATTGTAAAGAATCAAGCAATAAATTTGAAATTCTCTAATAAACTGAAGCAAAGACACACATTAACAAATATTAAAACGCTCGAGAAAGATGCTTCGTATGGAGCGGCAATTATTGCGTGTAGAAGTATAAAATAA
- a CDS encoding polysaccharide deacetylase family protein: protein MYPNGATKAVTFSYDDGVTQDKRLVEIFNHYGLKATFNINSGLTDDPNRLTATQVRELYTNHEIACHGRAHLRLPDLTLADATEEIVEDKRNLEALLKRDVRGMAYSFGQVNDAAIAIMKDAGIVYGRAVKSTFDFALPTNWYRWLPTTHHKNDELFDLIDQYKKLNSKDLSLFYIWGHSYEFDNCWDRIEKCAELLSNRDDIWYCTNIELYDYIHQI, encoded by the coding sequence ATGTATCCAAATGGAGCCACCAAAGCTGTTACATTTAGCTATGACGACGGTGTGACACAAGACAAACGCCTGGTAGAAATTTTTAATCACTATGGTCTCAAAGCCACATTTAATATCAATTCGGGGTTGACAGATGATCCGAACCGATTAACGGCGACACAAGTTCGCGAGCTCTACACAAACCACGAAATTGCTTGCCATGGGCGTGCTCACCTACGGCTTCCAGACTTAACTCTTGCAGATGCGACCGAAGAAATAGTAGAAGATAAACGCAACCTCGAGGCCCTGCTCAAGCGAGATGTTCGCGGTATGGCATACTCATTTGGACAAGTCAACGATGCCGCAATTGCCATTATGAAAGATGCCGGAATAGTCTATGGACGAGCAGTTAAAAGCACTTTCGACTTTGCGCTTCCGACAAACTGGTATCGTTGGTTGCCTACTACACACCACAAAAACGACGAACTCTTCGACCTAATCGATCAATACAAAAAGCTCAACAGCAAAGACCTCAGTCTCTTTTATATATGGGGCCACAGCTACGAATTTGACAACTGCTGGGACCGCATCGAAAAGTGTGCCGAGCTTCTTAGCAATCGCGACGATATCTGGTATTGCACTAACATCGAGCTATACGATTATATTCACCAAATATAA
- the rplL gene encoding 50S ribosomal protein L7/L12, with amino-acid sequence MAKLSINEIIDAVKELTILELNELVTACEEEFGVSAAAGVMMAAGPAVVEEEKTEFDVELTETGGEKIKVIKVVREITGLGLKEAKDVAEGAPKIIKEGLSKEDAEAIKAKLEAVGAKVTLK; translated from the coding sequence ATGGCAAAATTATCAATTAATGAAATTATTGATGCAGTTAAAGAATTAACAATATTAGAACTAAATGAGTTAGTAACAGCTTGTGAAGAAGAGTTTGGAGTATCTGCCGCGGCAGGAGTTATGATGGCAGCAGGGCCAGCGGTTGTAGAAGAAGAAAAAACAGAATTTGACGTTGAGCTTACTGAAACAGGCGGAGAAAAAATTAAGGTTATTAAAGTTGTGCGTGAAATTACAGGTCTTGGGCTTAAAGAAGCAAAAGATGTGGCAGAAGGTGCACCAAAAATTATTAAAGAAGGTCTTTCTAAAGAAGACGCAGAGGCTATTAAAGCTAAACTTGAGGCTGTTGGAGCTAAAGTTACACTTAAATAA
- a CDS encoding SpoIID/LytB domain-containing protein: MNEPKRYKIKMRRNERKRKSENERNIPKVLTLLTLAGVVGYVTAEYAWPEMQTANAQSSSLDGVQVEMVQTYAMPFLEVNAVKILAITMFDQLAKEEQGDGWYDRYYRTISQDPKFDFLDIKNSSKIMTHGQTTKILENILGEEFKLLANANDAEQGISLLDFYNAYKMALDVVGRSGELEIKRLDILQTTTKDNNLQAWTTQTSNGVYAYHGLILEPLIGNNLEVIASGNDIVGILEIRQGFSKESREFSDKILRVADNYIEFEKNGKYFLEEGTSVDTTNLSAGTTVSCTTENNQITAMSIINNLPTQDMRVVITEDGKGEYFHKNIQITSKESVQITYNNQIISYAAGEIIDIDSLKLYSGEKIVIHPSYNSTYKINSITRRGINPEYVGSLEIYKEEEGYLLINEVDLENYVARVINSEMPTYFGVEACKVQAICARSFAIQEGSTAKYLKYGANVDDTTNSQVYNNLAVDEIAKEATRATAGMVLTFNGRLVKANFYSTSGGHSANYGEVWASEIFPTATPSYLTAVTQYWDAGKIYDLRDEEDAEEFFKLSADDISSYDDHAAWFRWETEFDAEELSEAINNALQNLTASQKEKVTFLNRNKKQDALIDDIGKILDIEVLNRGEGGNLISMLITAENESIEVETENLIRTILSPKEVSVKRADDQEIRDLALLPSAFCTFDIEYEDGAIKSLNIYGGGSGHGVGMSQEGVRGMVNRGYTYDEILKHYYQGIEIGSIEE; encoded by the coding sequence TTGAATGAACCAAAGCGCTATAAAATAAAAATGAGAAGAAACGAGAGAAAAAGAAAGTCTGAAAACGAAAGGAACATCCCGAAAGTATTGACATTACTAACGTTAGCAGGAGTAGTAGGTTATGTGACAGCAGAGTATGCTTGGCCAGAAATGCAAACAGCAAATGCCCAGAGCAGTAGCTTGGATGGCGTACAAGTGGAAATGGTTCAGACATATGCGATGCCGTTTTTGGAGGTTAATGCAGTAAAAATTTTGGCGATAACAATGTTTGATCAACTGGCAAAAGAAGAGCAGGGCGATGGCTGGTATGACAGATATTATAGAACGATAAGCCAGGATCCTAAATTTGACTTTTTAGATATAAAAAATTCCAGCAAAATTATGACGCACGGACAGACGACAAAAATATTAGAGAATATATTGGGAGAAGAATTTAAATTATTGGCAAATGCCAATGATGCGGAGCAAGGCATTTCGTTGTTAGATTTTTATAATGCATATAAAATGGCGCTAGATGTAGTGGGGCGCTCTGGAGAACTAGAGATAAAAAGATTAGACATATTGCAGACGACAACAAAAGACAACAACTTGCAGGCCTGGACGACGCAAACCTCAAACGGAGTCTATGCCTATCATGGGCTTATATTAGAACCATTAATAGGAAACAACTTAGAAGTGATAGCATCTGGAAATGATATAGTGGGGATATTAGAAATACGGCAAGGATTTTCGAAAGAATCGCGAGAATTTTCAGATAAAATTTTGAGAGTAGCGGATAACTATATAGAGTTTGAAAAAAATGGAAAATACTTTTTAGAAGAAGGAACGAGCGTAGACACAACAAATTTATCTGCAGGAACAACAGTAAGCTGTACAACAGAGAATAATCAAATTACAGCGATGTCTATAATTAATAATTTGCCAACCCAAGATATGAGAGTCGTAATAACGGAAGATGGAAAAGGAGAATATTTTCATAAAAATATACAAATTACTTCAAAAGAAAGTGTACAAATTACATACAATAATCAGATAATTAGTTATGCAGCAGGTGAAATAATTGACATCGATAGTTTAAAATTATATTCAGGAGAAAAGATAGTTATTCATCCAAGTTATAATAGCACCTATAAAATAAATAGCATCACAAGAAGAGGGATTAACCCAGAATATGTGGGCAGTTTAGAAATCTATAAAGAAGAGGAAGGGTACCTGTTAATAAATGAAGTAGATTTAGAAAATTATGTAGCCAGAGTGATAAATAGTGAGATGCCAACATATTTTGGAGTGGAAGCATGCAAGGTTCAAGCTATTTGCGCAAGGAGTTTTGCAATACAAGAAGGATCGACAGCAAAATACTTAAAATATGGAGCGAACGTAGATGATACAACAAATAGCCAGGTATATAACAATTTGGCAGTTGATGAAATCGCAAAGGAGGCAACAAGAGCAACAGCGGGAATGGTGTTGACATTTAATGGACGGTTGGTTAAAGCAAATTTTTATAGCACCTCGGGAGGGCATAGCGCCAATTATGGAGAGGTTTGGGCGAGCGAAATATTCCCCACAGCAACCCCTAGCTATTTAACAGCCGTAACACAGTATTGGGATGCCGGAAAGATATATGATTTGAGAGATGAAGAAGACGCCGAAGAATTTTTTAAATTGTCAGCAGACGATATCAGTTCCTATGACGACCATGCTGCTTGGTTTAGATGGGAAACAGAATTTGATGCCGAAGAGCTTTCGGAAGCAATAAATAATGCGCTGCAGAATTTGACAGCTAGCCAAAAGGAAAAGGTAACATTTTTAAATAGAAATAAAAAGCAAGACGCATTAATAGATGACATAGGAAAAATTTTAGATATAGAAGTATTAAATAGAGGTGAAGGGGGAAACCTGATTAGTATGTTAATTACAGCTGAAAATGAAAGTATAGAAGTGGAAACAGAAAACTTGATTAGAACAATTTTGTCGCCAAAAGAAGTGAGCGTTAAACGTGCGGACGATCAAGAGATAAGAGATTTGGCATTGTTGCCAAGTGCATTTTGTACGTTTGATATAGAATACGAAGACGGTGCGATAAAAAGCTTAAATATTTATGGAGGCGGCAGTGGACATGGCGTGGGGATGAGTCAAGAGGGTGTGCGAGGCATGGTAAATAGAGGATATACCTATGATGAAATTCTTAAGCATTACTACCAAGGAATAGAAATTGGTAGTATAGAAGAATAG
- the rpmG gene encoding 50S ribosomal protein L33 translates to MRVQITLACEECKRRNYSMTKNKKTHPDRMETKKYCKFCKTHTPHKETRK, encoded by the coding sequence GTGAGAGTACAAATTACGCTAGCTTGTGAGGAATGTAAACGTAGAAATTATTCTATGACCAAGAATAAAAAAACGCATCCTGATCGAATGGAAACAAAAAAGTATTGTAAATTTTGTAAAACACATACGCCGCATAAAGAGACTAGAAAATAA
- the rplJ gene encoding 50S ribosomal protein L10, producing MINANSESKKVIVEKIKGNIAGAASITIVDYRGLTVEQDTSLRKSMRDAGVIYKVYKNSMFGRAIEGTEFEDLKKHLEGPTAVAISQDDATAGPRVLAEAAKKLEKLEFKAGVVEGNYYDAKGIEKIGNIAPREELLGRLLGSFKSPISSFARVIKEIASKKEEA from the coding sequence ATGATCAATGCAAATTCAGAATCAAAAAAAGTTATAGTAGAAAAAATTAAAGGAAACATTGCTGGAGCGGCATCTATCACTATCGTGGATTATCGTGGTCTTACAGTAGAACAAGACACAAGCTTAAGAAAATCTATGAGAGATGCGGGCGTGATATATAAAGTTTACAAAAACAGTATGTTTGGCCGAGCGATTGAAGGAACAGAGTTTGAAGATCTCAAGAAGCACTTGGAAGGGCCAACAGCAGTGGCGATAAGCCAAGATGATGCGACCGCGGGGCCACGTGTTTTAGCAGAGGCGGCAAAAAAACTAGAAAAGCTGGAGTTTAAAGCAGGCGTGGTAGAAGGTAACTACTATGACGCAAAAGGAATCGAAAAAATTGGTAATATCGCTCCAAGAGAAGAGTTACTTGGTAGATTGCTTGGAAGCTTTAAATCACCTATTTCGAGCTTTGCAAGAGTTATTAAAGAAATTGCTTCTAAAAAAGAAGAGGCTTAA
- a CDS encoding FAD-dependent oxidoreductase has protein sequence MREYDFIVVGGGMSGVCAAISAARNGVKTALVHNRPVLGGNASSEVKVSINGAGRIGNFQHAMESGIILEILLKNKKFNVGHSFNILDHINWEFIKNEPNIDLYLNTSMTGCVVEDNKIKSITAFQVTTQKEFVLAAKLFCDTTGDANLAYAAGADYTIGHEARSTYNESLAPEVATKHTMGSTLLFTTRDLGKPVKFTCPEWAYKMTKEYIGKRKVHELSNGYWWCEVGGDDDFSTTEDAEEVRDELIKYAYGIFDYIKNSGEYPEAENLMLDWFGAVPGKRESRRIIGDYVLNQNDIQAHERFADAVAYGGWSMDDHIVGGIRAKVWEKAHKNDEGGSIWHPVRDVYTIPYRSLYSRNIENLYAGGRCFSVSHMAMSSTRVIGTCSVIGQAIGTAAAIATKYDILPRQVNEHIKELQQLLIKDDAYLPSIKTEDKDDLISNNPCKITASSYQKNCEPKMINSDFARRIYDDENAWVSEKLEEDGQFVEVEFEKLMPIKELVLRFDPDFNRTVATSIAESHRDRQVEEMPYQLVKSYVIEYFQGNEKVASTEVEGNYQRVNKHHVDVIADKIKITVLENYGDPYARICDLRIY, from the coding sequence GTGAGAGAGTATGATTTTATAGTAGTTGGCGGAGGAATGTCTGGCGTATGCGCTGCGATAAGTGCAGCAAGAAATGGTGTAAAAACCGCATTGGTACACAATAGACCCGTTTTGGGTGGAAACGCTAGTAGCGAAGTGAAGGTTAGTATCAATGGAGCCGGAAGAATTGGAAATTTTCAGCACGCAATGGAAAGCGGAATTATCTTAGAAATCTTACTAAAAAATAAAAAGTTTAATGTGGGGCATTCGTTTAATATATTAGACCATATAAATTGGGAGTTTATAAAGAATGAACCGAATATCGATTTGTATTTGAATACAAGCATGACTGGGTGTGTTGTAGAGGACAATAAAATTAAATCTATCACAGCATTTCAAGTTACAACTCAAAAGGAATTTGTATTGGCAGCAAAACTGTTTTGCGACACAACCGGAGACGCGAACTTGGCATATGCGGCGGGAGCAGATTATACTATAGGTCACGAAGCGCGTTCGACATATAACGAATCGCTGGCTCCAGAAGTAGCAACTAAGCATACGATGGGCAGTACTTTGCTATTTACAACTCGAGATCTTGGCAAACCTGTAAAATTTACTTGTCCAGAATGGGCATATAAGATGACTAAGGAATATATTGGAAAAAGAAAGGTTCATGAATTGAGTAACGGATACTGGTGGTGTGAAGTTGGCGGAGACGATGACTTTTCGACTACTGAAGATGCCGAAGAAGTCCGCGACGAGCTTATTAAATATGCGTATGGAATTTTTGACTATATTAAAAACTCGGGAGAATATCCAGAAGCAGAAAACCTCATGCTAGACTGGTTTGGAGCAGTTCCAGGTAAGCGTGAGTCAAGAAGAATCATTGGAGATTATGTGTTAAATCAAAATGATATTCAAGCTCATGAAAGATTTGCAGATGCCGTTGCCTATGGTGGATGGTCGATGGATGATCATATTGTTGGCGGAATCCGAGCAAAGGTTTGGGAAAAGGCCCACAAAAACGATGAAGGTGGCTCGATTTGGCATCCGGTAAGAGATGTCTATACAATACCATATCGAAGCTTGTATAGTAGAAACATCGAAAACCTCTATGCTGGCGGTCGTTGCTTTAGCGTATCGCATATGGCCATGAGCTCAACTCGCGTTATAGGCACTTGCTCTGTAATTGGGCAAGCAATAGGAACTGCAGCTGCTATTGCGACGAAATACGATATATTGCCAAGACAAGTGAATGAGCATATCAAGGAGCTCCAGCAACTACTCATAAAAGATGATGCGTATTTACCTTCTATCAAGACGGAAGATAAAGATGATCTGATCTCAAACAATCCATGCAAAATTACTGCGTCTTCTTATCAGAAAAATTGTGAGCCCAAAATGATAAACTCAGACTTTGCGCGACGAATCTATGATGACGAAAATGCATGGGTATCTGAGAAATTAGAAGAAGATGGGCAATTTGTAGAAGTGGAATTTGAAAAGCTTATGCCGATAAAGGAACTGGTATTGAGATTTGACCCAGACTTTAATAGAACGGTTGCAACAAGTATCGCAGAAAGTCATAGAGATAGGCAAGTAGAGGAAATGCCCTATCAGTTGGTAAAAAGCTATGTAATCGAGTATTTTCAAGGTAACGAAAAAGTGGCTTCAACAGAAGTCGAGGGCAATTATCAGCGTGTCAATAAGCATCATGTAGATGTGATTGCAGATAAAATAAAAATTACTGTGTTAGAAAATTATGGAGATCCATATGCAAGAATTTGTGATTTGAGAATCTACTAA